The Williamsoniiplasma somnilux genome includes a window with the following:
- the lon gene encoding endopeptidase La: MSKKVNLPVLVTRGIVIYPNFSESIEVGRKQSEDAIRAAIDNFDGQIIVTSQKQISDDNPSVENIYTTGTLAKVEISKNWKDGTLTVLLTGLQRIKLENISLNEKSFFIADAIILEPKTEFSEEYLTEAVELIKKLKLEIKQVSSEVESFISNPSSEKLDEIVDKLSTESPVFSTEQKAELITTIDPIQRLEYLLKIYGTKFVTSDVDNLIAKKLKEKMDNQQRDYYLREKMRAIKDELGEGEGADIDILEKYKARLDKEPFPKHVKEKILSSISKLEGMQSGSAEANVERNYIEWMMSLPWWEKTEDIEDLKHAKEVLDSHHYGLKKVKDRIIEYLAVKSKTKDLKGQIITLVGPPGVGKTSLAKSIAEAIGRNFVKISLGGVKDEAEIRGHRKTYVGAMPGRIIQTMKRAKVKNPLFLLDEIDKMASDQRGDPASAMLEVLDPEQNAEFSDHYIEEPYDLSNVMFIATANYPEDIPEALYDRMEIINLSSYTEIEKMKIAKDYLVPKVLKEHSLTNEEIEFKDEALDELIKYYTREAGVRSLERWISSVARKFIVKLLNKEVTNVVVDRKVINDYLGKRLVEHSDKQKVSEPGVVTGLAYTQFGGDILPIEVNYFQGKGGLTLTGKLGDVMKESATIALDFVKSNAEKYGINPDLFEKNDIHIHVPEGAVPKDGPSAGVTMVTAIVSALTNKPVSKEIGMTGEITLRGLVFPIGGLREKSIAASRSGLKKILIPMKNLKDLDEVPEEVKAVLEIKGIEHFDQTFSEVFGSNSELSK; the protein is encoded by the coding sequence ATGAGTAAAAAAGTAAACCTTCCAGTTTTGGTGACTAGAGGAATTGTGATTTATCCCAATTTTTCAGAATCAATCGAAGTTGGTCGTAAACAGTCTGAAGATGCAATTAGAGCTGCTATAGATAATTTTGATGGTCAAATTATAGTGACATCGCAAAAACAAATTTCGGACGATAATCCTTCAGTTGAAAATATTTACACTACAGGAACACTTGCTAAAGTTGAAATATCAAAAAATTGAAAAGATGGTACATTAACTGTTTTATTAACAGGATTGCAAAGAATTAAATTAGAAAATATTTCTTTAAATGAGAAAAGTTTTTTCATTGCTGATGCAATCATTCTTGAACCAAAAACAGAATTTAGTGAAGAATACCTTACTGAAGCTGTTGAGTTAATTAAAAAATTAAAACTAGAAATAAAACAAGTTAGTTCTGAAGTTGAAAGTTTTATTTCTAATCCAAGTTCTGAAAAATTAGATGAAATTGTTGATAAATTATCAACAGAATCGCCAGTTTTTAGTACTGAGCAAAAAGCAGAATTGATTACAACAATTGATCCAATTCAAAGACTTGAATACTTACTAAAAATTTATGGAACTAAATTTGTAACATCTGATGTCGATAATTTAATTGCTAAAAAACTTAAAGAAAAAATGGATAATCAACAAAGAGATTATTATTTGCGTGAAAAAATGCGTGCAATTAAAGATGAACTTGGCGAAGGCGAAGGCGCTGATATAGATATTTTAGAAAAATACAAAGCTCGTTTAGATAAGGAACCTTTTCCTAAACATGTTAAAGAAAAAATTCTTTCTTCTATTTCTAAATTAGAAGGAATGCAATCTGGTAGTGCTGAAGCCAATGTTGAAAGAAACTATATTGAATGAATGATGTCACTGCCTTGATGAGAAAAAACAGAAGACATTGAAGATTTAAAACATGCTAAAGAAGTTTTGGATTCTCATCATTATGGATTAAAAAAAGTGAAAGATAGAATTATTGAATATCTTGCTGTTAAATCAAAAACTAAGGATTTAAAAGGACAAATAATTACATTAGTAGGTCCTCCTGGAGTTGGTAAAACTTCATTAGCTAAATCAATTGCTGAAGCAATAGGACGTAATTTTGTCAAAATATCTCTTGGAGGAGTTAAAGACGAAGCGGAAATCAGAGGTCATCGTAAAACTTATGTTGGTGCTATGCCTGGACGTATCATTCAAACAATGAAACGCGCTAAAGTTAAAAATCCTTTGTTCTTATTAGATGAAATTGATAAAATGGCATCAGATCAAAGAGGGGATCCAGCTTCAGCAATGTTAGAAGTTTTAGATCCAGAGCAAAATGCTGAATTCTCAGATCACTATATCGAAGAACCTTATGATTTAAGTAATGTTATGTTTATTGCTACAGCTAACTATCCTGAAGACATTCCAGAAGCATTATACGATCGTATGGAAATCATCAACCTATCAAGTTATACTGAAATTGAAAAGATGAAAATCGCTAAAGATTACCTTGTGCCAAAAGTTCTAAAAGAACACTCTTTGACAAACGAAGAAATTGAATTTAAAGATGAAGCATTAGATGAATTAATTAAATATTATACTCGTGAAGCCGGTGTACGTTCTTTAGAGAGATGAATTTCTTCTGTAGCTCGTAAATTTATAGTTAAATTGTTAAATAAAGAAGTAACTAATGTTGTTGTTGACAGAAAAGTTATTAATGATTATCTTGGAAAAAGGTTGGTAGAGCACTCAGATAAACAAAAAGTATCTGAACCTGGTGTGGTTACTGGATTGGCATATACACAATTCGGTGGAGATATTTTACCAATTGAGGTTAATTATTTTCAAGGTAAAGGTGGTTTGACTTTAACAGGTAAACTTGGAGATGTTATGAAAGAATCTGCAACAATAGCTCTAGATTTTGTTAAATCAAATGCTGAAAAATATGGAATAAATCCAGATTTATTTGAAAAGAATGATATTCACATCCATGTCCCAGAAGGAGCTGTTCCAAAAGATGGACCATCAGCTGGGGTTACTATGGTTACCGCTATCGTTTCTGCTTTAACTAATAAACCAGTTTCTAAAGAAATTGGAATGACAGGGGAAATTACTTTAAGAGGTTTAGTGTTTCCAATTGGTGGATTAAGAGAAAAATCTATTGCCGCTTCTAGAAGCGGATTGAAAAAAATCTTAATTCCAATGAAAAATTTAAAAGATCTTGATGAAGTGCCTGAAGAGGTTAAGGCAGTTTTAGAAATCAAAGGTATTGAACACTTTGATCAAACATTTTCAGAAGTTTTTGGATCTAACTCTGAATTAAGTAAGTAA
- the tig gene encoding trigger factor, whose amino-acid sequence MKFLEEKIKDKGQGKWSVTIEGKEWEEILKKAKNRVRTNIEIPGFRKGKAPESEVVKLLTPSKIYNEAFRISVQPAFEFARNSESKLEPMTSPEPIPFKVNEKEIIIDFVFDLKPEIKLGKYTGINSISKEKIEVTKEDLEQAINQYQQKFVMEKIRDQKETIKDGDSVTFDFKGFIDGVAFKGGEAKDHTLIIGSNQFIPGFEASMIGKGLGKTSINVKFPEDYTPELAGKDSTFELEIKEIKERILPKKDDELAKDLNIKGITTFAELETKLKSDILIQKTESIKNQFVNNVINEVIKDSEIDLPASAIKHQIQDLKKEFEEQVKRQGLTLKDYKKATGLSDADIEAEMVDDAKYRLNSYLVTSEIKIKENFVPTEKQINEKYNELATKFGVEQSYIKEILGLEQIKAEMQNELLTNFLYENNGK is encoded by the coding sequence ATGAAATTTTTAGAAGAAAAAATAAAAGATAAAGGTCAAGGTAAGTGATCTGTAACAATTGAAGGTAAAGAATGAGAAGAAATTCTAAAAAAAGCCAAAAATAGAGTTAGAACAAACATAGAAATACCAGGATTTAGAAAGGGTAAAGCTCCAGAAAGTGAAGTTGTTAAGTTATTAACTCCATCAAAAATTTATAATGAAGCGTTTAGAATTTCGGTGCAACCAGCTTTTGAATTTGCTCGTAATTCTGAATCAAAACTTGAACCAATGACTAGCCCTGAACCAATTCCTTTTAAAGTGAATGAGAAAGAAATAATTATTGATTTCGTATTTGATTTAAAACCTGAAATTAAATTAGGTAAATATACAGGAATAAATTCAATTTCAAAAGAAAAAATTGAAGTTACTAAAGAAGATTTAGAACAAGCTATAAATCAATACCAACAAAAATTTGTGATGGAAAAAATCCGTGATCAAAAAGAAACTATTAAAGACGGCGATTCAGTAACATTTGATTTTAAAGGTTTCATTGATGGCGTTGCTTTTAAAGGTGGAGAAGCAAAAGATCATACTTTAATAATTGGTTCTAACCAATTTATTCCAGGTTTTGAAGCTTCAATGATAGGAAAAGGTTTAGGAAAAACATCAATTAATGTTAAATTTCCTGAAGATTACACTCCCGAATTAGCAGGAAAAGATTCTACTTTTGAATTAGAAATTAAAGAAATTAAAGAAAGAATTTTACCTAAAAAAGATGATGAACTAGCAAAAGATTTAAACATTAAAGGTATTACTACTTTTGCTGAATTAGAAACTAAACTTAAAAGTGATATTTTAATTCAAAAAACTGAAAGCATTAAAAATCAATTTGTTAACAACGTGATTAATGAAGTAATTAAAGATTCTGAAATTGATTTACCTGCTTCAGCTATAAAGCACCAAATTCAAGATCTAAAAAAAGAATTTGAAGAACAAGTTAAACGTCAAGGATTAACATTAAAAGATTACAAAAAAGCAACAGGACTATCTGATGCTGATATTGAAGCAGAAATGGTTGATGATGCTAAATACAGATTGAATTCTTATCTTGTAACCAGCGAAATTAAAATTAAAGAAAATTTTGTTCCAACAGAAAAACAAATAAATGAAAAGTACAATGAGTTAGCAACTAAATTTGGGGTTGAACAATCTTACATTAAAGAAATTCTTGGTTTAGAACAAATTAAAGCTGAAATGCAAAATGAATTATTAACTAACTTTTTATATGAAAACAACGGTAAATAA
- the efp gene encoding elongation factor P: MQVNDLRPGTTFLYENNIFVVLEQSFSKTGRQQGKVTVKVRNLRTGSRTDITFTGGDKVEKAMIEKKDMQYLYNDGNDAFLMDIETYEQVQIPMSRLEWEQNFLTDGLMIKMTEYDGEILGINLPDKVELKIVEAEAAVKGDTTSGAQKKAKVETGWEIQVPLFVTEGTVVLISTIDGKYSGRVQ, encoded by the coding sequence ATGCAAGTAAATGATTTAAGACCCGGAACAACATTTTTATATGAAAATAATATTTTTGTTGTTTTGGAACAATCTTTTTCAAAAACAGGTAGACAACAAGGAAAAGTAACTGTTAAAGTTAGAAATTTGCGTACTGGTTCTAGAACTGACATTACTTTTACTGGTGGTGACAAAGTTGAAAAAGCAATGATTGAAAAAAAAGATATGCAATATTTGTATAACGATGGAAACGATGCTTTCTTGATGGATATCGAAACTTATGAACAAGTTCAAATTCCGATGTCAAGATTAGAATGAGAACAAAATTTTTTAACTGACGGTTTAATGATAAAGATGACCGAGTACGATGGTGAAATTTTAGGAATAAATTTGCCAGATAAAGTTGAATTAAAAATTGTTGAAGCTGAAGCAGCGGTTAAAGGTGATACAACATCAGGTGCACAAAAAAAAGCTAAAGTTGAAACAGGTTGGGAAATTCAAGTTCCATTATTTGTGACAGAGGGCACTGTTGTACTAATTTCAACAATTGATGGTAAATACTCTGGAAGAGTACAATAA
- a CDS encoding replication-associated recombination protein A — MNKKPLAFILRPISTRNIVGQSKINSSNGLIQKMIKNNFLTSLIFFGPPGTGKTSFAIALANDLNVKYEIFNASYDKKEKLDKIINLAKNENNFILIIDEIHRMNKDKQDLLLEHMEAGNLTIFSTTTENPFFVINPAVRSRSTIVKLESITNQEMFEYFDKLLSDKIINLKISNEALNYLIEIAGGDLRSAINNLELFINLYADEYIDLDLVLKVMPLAKTRSGGYGDDFHDLKSALQKSIRGSDINASLYYFSRLVQIGDFETLMRRMVIMAYEDIGLANPNIPIHVLKACESFRIIGMPEGIIPLGLAIVEMALSEKSNSAYLAVNKAMSDVEAGIILDVPNHLKDTHYKSAAKLGYGKNYKYPHDFKNDWVDQQYLPNEIKNVQYYKPKISSAYEKKVIELYERMKGKKIIW; from the coding sequence ATGAATAAAAAGCCATTAGCATTTATTTTAAGACCCATATCAACTAGAAATATAGTTGGTCAATCAAAAATTAACTCATCTAATGGTTTAATTCAAAAAATGATTAAAAACAACTTTTTGACTTCATTGATTTTTTTTGGACCACCAGGAACTGGTAAAACTTCCTTTGCGATAGCATTAGCTAATGACCTTAATGTTAAATATGAAATTTTTAACGCTTCATATGATAAAAAAGAAAAACTGGACAAAATAATTAATTTAGCTAAAAATGAAAATAATTTTATTTTGATAATTGATGAAATTCATCGTATGAATAAAGATAAACAAGATTTATTGTTAGAACATATGGAAGCCGGTAATTTAACCATTTTTTCTACAACAACCGAAAATCCTTTTTTTGTTATTAATCCCGCAGTTAGATCGCGTTCAACAATAGTTAAGTTAGAATCGATTACAAATCAAGAAATGTTTGAATATTTCGATAAATTGCTCTCTGATAAAATTATTAATTTAAAAATATCTAATGAAGCATTAAACTATTTAATCGAAATTGCGGGCGGGGATCTACGTAGCGCTATTAATAATCTGGAATTATTTATTAATTTATATGCTGATGAATATATTGATTTGGATTTAGTTTTAAAAGTTATGCCCTTAGCTAAAACAAGAAGTGGTGGTTATGGAGATGATTTTCATGATTTAAAATCAGCTTTACAAAAATCTATTCGAGGAAGTGATATTAATGCGTCATTATATTATTTTTCGAGATTAGTACAAATTGGTGATTTTGAAACATTAATGCGCAGAATGGTTATTATGGCATATGAAGATATAGGTTTGGCAAATCCCAATATTCCTATCCATGTTTTGAAAGCATGCGAAAGTTTTAGAATTATTGGCATGCCTGAAGGTATCATTCCTTTAGGTTTAGCCATTGTAGAAATGGCTTTAAGTGAAAAATCTAATTCCGCATACCTCGCAGTTAACAAGGCCATGAGTGATGTTGAAGCAGGAATTATTTTAGATGTTCCTAACCATTTAAAAGATACTCATTATAAATCAGCAGCGAAACTTGGTTACGGAAAAAATTACAAATATCCTCATGATTTTAAAAATGATTGAGTTGATCAACAATACCTACCTAATGAAATAAAAAATGTGCAATATTATAAACCTAAAATAAGTTCTGCTTATGAAAAAAAAGTCATTGAACTTTACGAAAGAATGAAAGGGAAAAAAATAATATGATAA
- the ybeY gene encoding rRNA maturation RNase YbeY, which yields MIDIFFDNKAKVNMTKFQDLAIKVIEKGVSELKLENQNIELSITFLNEAEALKMNKTYRNKNYIPDVISFPIFLTNKEMKKIKSREIGDIFICFEEANKKAIKYMHTIEEEMCFLFAHGFLHLLGYDHEESKKREKEMFDLQEKILLSIGVEYQIKFAEEDYEKDKKHYG from the coding sequence ATGATAGATATTTTTTTCGATAACAAAGCAAAAGTTAATATGACAAAATTTCAAGATCTTGCTATAAAAGTTATTGAAAAAGGTGTTTCGGAACTAAAATTAGAAAATCAAAATATTGAATTATCTATAACTTTTTTAAATGAAGCTGAAGCTTTAAAAATGAATAAAACATACCGAAATAAAAATTATATACCTGATGTGATTTCTTTTCCTATTTTTTTAACCAATAAAGAAATGAAAAAAATTAAATCTAGAGAAATTGGTGACATTTTTATTTGTTTTGAAGAAGCTAATAAAAAAGCTATTAAGTATATGCATACAATTGAAGAAGAAATGTGTTTCCTTTTTGCGCATGGTTTTTTACATTTGTTGGGATACGATCATGAAGAAAGCAAAAAAAGAGAAAAAGAAATGTTTGATTTACAAGAAAAAATTTTATTGTCAATAGGTGTAGAATATCAAATTAAATTTGCAGAAGAAGATTATGAAAAGGATAAAAAACATTATGGCTAA
- a CDS encoding DJ-1 family glyoxalase III, protein MINIGLFLHNKFEEIEAVAAIDILRRANYNVEIISVENNLEVTGSHGIKIISDINISEANFEKYNGLIIPGGPGIEKLINNDMFLKIITDFYREDKMLGAICAAPQILGKLQLLNNKFITHFPGADKFLLNAKIDLSKPSIIDKNIVTGQSAGTAVQFALNIIEYFEGIERKEKMSKEIVTNYN, encoded by the coding sequence ATGATAAATATTGGATTATTTTTACATAACAAATTTGAAGAAATAGAAGCCGTTGCAGCAATAGATATTCTAAGAAGAGCAAACTATAACGTTGAAATTATATCGGTTGAAAATAACTTAGAAGTTACCGGTTCACACGGGATTAAAATCATTTCAGATATAAATATATCTGAAGCTAATTTTGAAAAGTATAATGGATTAATTATTCCTGGTGGTCCTGGAATTGAAAAATTAATTAATAATGATATGTTTTTAAAAATCATTACTGATTTTTATAGAGAAGACAAAATGTTAGGAGCTATTTGTGCTGCTCCGCAAATTTTAGGTAAACTCCAGTTACTTAACAACAAATTTATTACACATTTTCCAGGAGCTGATAAATTTTTATTGAATGCAAAAATAGATTTATCAAAACCTTCAATTATTGACAAAAATATTGTGACCGGACAATCAGCAGGTACTGCTGTCCAATTCGCTTTAAATATAATTGAATATTTTGAGGGGATTGAACGAAAAGAAAAAATGAGTAAAGAAATTGTTACAAATTATAATTAA
- the fmt gene encoding methionyl-tRNA formyltransferase, whose protein sequence is MDKLKIVFCGTPEIGATILKKLTKMPNINVCLVITQPDKAVGRKKIITTTPVKKVALENNLKVIQPLKIGTEFEFIKNLNPDFIVTCAYGQFIPSKILEIPKIDSINLHGSLLPKYRGGAPIQYAIANGDAQTGISIMKMVKEMDAGDYYIQEAIPITLEDNAGTIFLKLADLGARMLEENIWKIANRELIPIPQNPKEVTFSKNITSEQEKIDWSKSNFQVFNQIRSLQPWPIPHTFLENERYKIGKCSITNLFLPEKIKTQKFKIGEIVFFDKEGIIVKTGEGYLKILEIQRPGKPMIDAGLAANGQFKDLQIGATFK, encoded by the coding sequence ATGGATAAATTAAAAATAGTTTTTTGTGGAACTCCTGAAATCGGGGCTACAATTTTAAAAAAACTTACAAAAATGCCTAATATTAATGTTTGTTTAGTAATTACACAACCAGACAAGGCTGTGGGAAGAAAAAAAATTATTACCACAACGCCTGTAAAAAAAGTTGCATTAGAAAATAATCTTAAAGTGATTCAGCCCCTTAAGATTGGAACAGAATTTGAATTTATTAAAAATTTAAATCCAGATTTTATTGTCACGTGCGCTTATGGTCAATTCATTCCTTCAAAAATTTTAGAAATACCTAAAATTGATTCCATTAATTTACACGGGAGTTTATTACCTAAATATCGTGGAGGTGCGCCTATTCAATATGCGATTGCAAACGGAGATGCTCAAACTGGTATTTCGATTATGAAAATGGTTAAAGAAATGGATGCTGGAGATTATTATATTCAAGAAGCTATTCCTATAACACTTGAAGATAATGCTGGAACTATTTTTCTTAAACTTGCTGATTTAGGAGCTCGAATGCTTGAAGAAAATATTTGAAAAATAGCAAATCGAGAATTAATACCAATTCCTCAAAACCCTAAAGAAGTTACATTTTCTAAAAACATAACAAGTGAACAAGAAAAAATTGATTGATCAAAAAGTAATTTTCAAGTCTTTAATCAAATAAGGTCTTTGCAACCTTGACCAATTCCCCACACTTTTCTTGAAAATGAAAGGTACAAAATTGGTAAATGTTCTATTACAAATTTATTTTTACCTGAAAAAATAAAAACCCAAAAATTTAAAATCGGAGAAATAGTTTTTTTCGACAAAGAAGGGATTATTGTAAAAACAGGTGAAGGTTATTTAAAAATTTTAGAAATTCAAAGACCGGGAAAACCAATGATTGATGCAGGTTTAGCAGCTAATGGTCAATTTAAGGATTTACAGATAGGAGCGACTTTTAAATAA
- a CDS encoding MMB_0454 family protein, whose translation MYISVERNNRGSLDIEQYALNKLIQFTVNSSLNKEVKDVSVLTHLHHDNLIYVLIKITLLDGVRKIEIDEKSINKSVEEIIIKTLDLKPKNIAIAYSK comes from the coding sequence ATGTATATTTCTGTCGAAAGAAATAATCGCGGTAGTTTAGATATTGAGCAATATGCTCTTAATAAATTAATTCAGTTTACGGTTAATAGTTCACTTAACAAAGAGGTTAAGGATGTATCAGTATTAACTCATTTGCATCATGATAATTTAATTTATGTGTTGATTAAAATAACTTTATTGGATGGTGTTAGAAAAATTGAAATTGACGAAAAAAGTATTAACAAATCTGTAGAAGAAATAATTATTAAAACACTTGATTTAAAACCAAAAAACATTGCTATCGCATATAGCAAATAA
- a CDS encoding cysteine peptidase family C39 domain-containing protein, producing MEFVKQDSNNDCGVACMAMIYNHFFKKSILTYEIKENLNLGDDVLSFFDLINIGSKYNLKASPFACETNMLSEQKNNLPIICQVQNEVGYVHFVIVIEMNENLFKIADPSKNKICKIPKQKFLDSYLGNILIFKKGKFVKNKLDFKFEFKIAFKHIWWIILLFSLTSAINTLLLYNSLFVKSFSNWFTDTSNIWNDILVFSLLSLLTSLLFFAKSILFKRFKVLILQDNLNLIKIYFKNMSNEEFCKISFHKKENHLQKSHIYTLSFIQLFYNFPNYLLFMIFLSFMIIEISVLIFLILITFIFLEVFLNFITLSIEQKNKYKQENKKQKSIKIIYDFLSLKNKETEKITKEIIYDLQENLKNSFEYFFSKISYFVVMLFSYYLIKTNQIDYSDVLFLTIISFSLNSNIKSFFKFSTNIILNKNGKKYLNIFLKTKSIEFTNLNEEINSIRIVNLTKNINEIDVLENYNLTIKKNTFIKNHGELLLKILGDKINFYTGKITFNNIDIKIISKESLSKRIKYFESYSEIDLNSNVLKHIVGETIDVNIFKEINCTNILKNNNINLFDKISSLDSNQKNLVNFLSLFFTKFETIFLNNPLPNFSFEFKEELYKKFLELNNKKAFIVLTDLNHDYSHLF from the coding sequence GTGGAATTTGTAAAACAAGATAGCAATAATGATTGTGGAGTTGCTTGTATGGCTATGATTTACAATCATTTTTTCAAAAAAAGTATACTAACGTATGAAATTAAAGAAAATTTAAATTTAGGTGATGATGTTTTAAGTTTTTTTGACCTAATTAATATAGGATCAAAATATAATTTAAAAGCATCACCTTTTGCTTGTGAAACAAATATGTTGAGTGAACAAAAAAACAATTTACCAATTATCTGTCAAGTTCAAAATGAAGTTGGCTATGTTCATTTTGTAATTGTTATAGAAATGAATGAAAATTTATTCAAAATTGCAGATCCGAGTAAAAATAAAATTTGTAAGATACCGAAGCAAAAATTTCTCGATTCATACTTAGGTAATATTTTAATATTTAAAAAAGGTAAATTTGTTAAAAATAAACTGGATTTTAAGTTTGAATTCAAAATAGCTTTTAAACACATATGGTGAATTATCTTATTGTTTTCTTTAACTTCAGCAATAAATACATTATTGTTATACAATTCTCTTTTTGTTAAAAGCTTTTCAAACTGATTTACTGATACGTCTAATATATGGAATGACATATTGGTTTTTTCTTTACTTTCTTTATTAACTAGTTTATTATTTTTTGCAAAAAGTATTTTGTTTAAACGTTTTAAGGTATTGATATTACAGGATAATTTAAATTTGATAAAAATTTATTTCAAAAACATGTCAAATGAAGAATTCTGTAAAATTAGTTTTCATAAAAAAGAGAATCATTTACAAAAGTCTCATATCTACACACTTTCTTTTATACAGCTCTTTTATAATTTTCCAAATTATCTTTTATTTATGATTTTTTTATCTTTTATGATTATTGAAATTTCTGTATTAATTTTTCTAATTTTAATCACATTTATTTTTTTAGAAGTTTTCTTGAATTTCATAACACTTAGTATTGAACAAAAAAATAAATACAAACAAGAAAATAAAAAGCAAAAAAGTATAAAAATTATTTATGATTTCTTATCACTTAAAAATAAAGAAACCGAAAAAATAACAAAAGAAATTATTTATGATTTGCAGGAAAATTTAAAAAATAGTTTTGAATATTTCTTTAGTAAAATTTCATATTTTGTTGTCATGTTATTTTCCTATTATTTGATAAAAACAAATCAAATAGATTATTCTGATGTTTTGTTTTTAACAATAATTTCTTTTAGTTTAAATTCAAATATAAAATCTTTTTTTAAGTTTTCTACAAATATCATTTTAAACAAAAATGGGAAAAAATATTTAAATATTTTTTTGAAAACTAAATCAATTGAATTTACTAATCTTAATGAAGAAATAAATAGTATTCGAATAGTTAATTTAACAAAAAATATTAACGAAATTGATGTGTTAGAAAATTATAATTTAACAATTAAAAAAAATACTTTTATCAAAAACCATGGAGAACTTTTATTAAAAATTTTAGGTGACAAGATAAATTTTTATACGGGAAAAATAACTTTTAATAATATTGATATAAAAATTATTAGTAAAGAAAGTCTTTCGAAAAGAATAAAATATTTTGAATCATATTCAGAAATTGATTTAAATTCCAATGTTTTAAAGCACATTGTTGGTGAAACTATAGACGTTAATATTTTTAAAGAAATAAATTGTACAAATATTTTAAAAAACAACAACATTAACTTATTTGATAAAATTTCTTCTTTAGATTCTAATCAAAAAAATTTGGTTAACTTTTTATCTCTGTTTTTTACAAAATTTGAAACTATATTTTTGAATAATCCTTTACCTAATTTTTCTTTTGAATTTAAAGAAGAACTTTATAAAAAGTTTTTAGAATTAAATAATAAAAAAGCTTTTATTGTTTTGACTGATTTAAACCATGATTATAGTCACTTATTTTAA